CACCTCCGTAAAGAGGGCCCGGGCCTCGCTCTCCAACTCCCGATATTCTGGATCGCCCGGATCCAGGATGCCTTTCCACTCCTCCACCTCCTGCCATTTCTCCTTTAGATTGTTGTATCCCTCCATAATCTGTCGCAGATACTTATATTCTCCCAGAACCTGGACCTGTTCCACTGGATCACTCCAGAAATCGTCCCGGGACATTTTCTCTTCCAAAGCCTTAATCCGCCGGGAAAGCCCTTCCTGGTCAAAGATACTCACCGATTTCAGTGAGTTTTTCCCGAATCACATTCAGCATATTCTCCATATCCAAGGGCATTCACTTTTCCTCCCTTCTTTCTCAGTTCTTCCCACAGCAGTATTTATACTTCTTTCCGCTCCCACAGGGACAGGGATCGTTCCGCCCTACCTTTTTTCTGGACTTCTCTTTTTCTTCCTTGTGCTTCACAATCTGGGCACTGGGAGCGGTGCTTTCGGAACGGTCTCGATGCTCTCTTTGCCCTTTTTCCCGTACCACCTGAACCTGTAAAAGGTACCGCAGGGCATCTTCCCGAATGTTGGCCACCATATCTTGAAACATGGCAAAGGCTTCCATCTGGTACTCCACAAAGGGATCCTTTTGCCCCACCGCCCGTAGACCAATCCCCTCCCGTAGGTGGTCCATGTTGTAAAGGTGTTCCTTCCAGTGGTGGTCCACCACCCGCAAAATCACATAGCGTGCCAGGTTCTGAAAAACTTCTTTTCCCAGGTCCGCCTCCCGCTTCCGATAGCGTTCGGTCGTAGCCGTAAGGAGGGTTCCTTTCAACTTTTCCGGAGTCATTTCCGGAATCCTTTCCTGCGGTATCTCCAGGCGCATTCCGAAAAGGTCCTGGAGCCTTCGGTTCAAGCTCTCCCAATCCCATTCTTCCGGATAGGTTTTCTCATCCGCATAAATGGCCACCACATCGGCAATCACTCCCTCAAGCATATCCATCACCAAGGAATCGAGGTTATCTTCGAAAAGAATCCGCCGTCTCTGGCTGTAAATCACTTCCCGTTGCTTATTCATCACATCGTCGTACTGGAGGAGGGTCTTGCGGATGCCAAAATGGTACCCTTCCACTTTCTTCTGCGCCGATTCAATAGCCCGGTTAACGAGCGGATGCTCAATGGGAACTCCCTCTTCGATTCCCAGACGGCTCATGAGGTTGGAAATCCGTTCTCCTCCAAAAAGCCGCAACAGGTCATCTTCCAGAGAAAGGAAAAACTGTGACGAACCCGGGTCACCCTGTCTTCCGGCTCGTCCCCGCAACTGGTTATCAATTCGACGGCTTTCATGCCGTTCGGTTCCCATCACATGGAGCCCGCCCAGCGCTTTCACTTCCTCCGCTTCCCGGTCAGTTTCCTCTTTGAATTTCCAGTAGAGTTCCTGGTATTTTTCTCTGGCTTTCTGCGCTTCCGGTTCCTCTGCAGGGATGTACTGGGCAATCCGCCGGATGGTTTCCTCGTCAAACCCCAGACGGCGCAACTCCTGCTTGGCCATAAAATCGGGATTCCCCCCGAGAAGGATGTCGGTTCCCCGACCAGCCATGTTGGTGGATATGGTGACCGCTCCTTTCTTCCCCGCCTGGGCGATGATTTCCGCTTCCTTCTCATGGTGTTTGGCGTTGAGGACCTGATGGGGAATTTTTCTCTTCCACAAAAGCGCACTCAACTGCTCTGACTTCTCAATGGAAACCGTACCCACCAGAATTGGTCTACCCATCTTATGGAGCCTTTCAATCTCCTGCGCCGCCGCTTCAAACTTTTCTTTGGCTGTGCGATAAATCACATCAGGAAGCACCGTGCGCCGTAAAGGTTTATTGGTAGGAATCACCACTACCGGCATCCCATAGGTATAGATGAACTCATCCTCTTCGGTTTTGGCCGTGCCCGTCATCCCACACAGTTTTTCGTACATTCGGAAATAGTTTTGGTAGGTGATGGAAGCCAGAGTCTGATTTTCGCTGGCCACCTGTAACCCTTCCTTAGCCTCAATGGCCTGATGCAGACCCTCACTGTACCGCCTCCCGTGCATCAACCGGCCCGTGAATTCATCAACGATGATAACCTGTCCGTCCTTCACCACGTAGTCCACATCTCTTTTATACAGATGGTGGGCTCTCAAGGCCTGACGGACCAAATGCTCTAACGTTCCCTTCCCGGAATCCCCATAGAGGTTATCAACATGGAGGAGCTTCTCGACTTTAGCCACCCCTCCTTCAGTCAACCATATGGAGCGGGTTTTCTCTTCGTAATCGAAGTCCTCTTGATAAGCCAGTTTCCGTACTGCCCGATCCACTTTATAGTAAATCTCGGTGTCTTCTTCTGATGGACCAGAGATGATAAGCGGGGTACGGGCTTCGTCAATCAGGATACTGTCCACCTCGTCCACAATGGCGTAGTGAAGTTTACGCTGTACCACATCCTCTTTACGCCACACCATGTTATCCCGTAGATAGTCAAAGCCAAACTCCACATTGGTCCCGTAGGTGACATCACACCCGTAGGCAACCTGCCGTTCTGCAGGATTAGACTCATGCTGAATCAGTCCCACCGATAAACCCAAAAACTCATACACCGGTCCCATCCAGTACCGGTCACGTTTAGCCAGGTAATCGTTGACGGTAACAATGTGCACTCCCTTTCCGGTCAACGCATTGAGGTACGCCGGCATGGTGGCCACCAGGGTCTTCCCCTCACCAGTCTGCATCTCGGCAATCTTTCCCTGATGGAGCACCACCGCCCCGATAATCTGGACATCAAAATGGCGCATCCCAATGGTTCTCCGCGCCGCTTCCCGCACCACCGCAAAAGCTTCCGGCAGGATATCGTCAAGACTCTCCCCCTGGCTCAACCGCACTTTAAACTCCTGGGTTTTTCCGCGAAGCTCTCCATCGCTGAGTCGGCTGATATCCTTTTCCAGGGCATTAATGGGTTCCACAAATTTCTGCTCTAACTCTTTTATCAGCCGGTCTTGTGACCAGCGCTGAAACACTTCTTTCACCAAACCAAACATAATGCGCCCCCTTCAGGGAATCTCCAAAGCGAGAAAATTATATCACACTGCGATTTTGAGGCCAAACCAAACGGACTGACCCCATCGTTCCTTTTTCTTGCCATATACGACGGCTTTAGAATCCCTTGGCGGGATACTCCAGACGCGCTTTTCAACCCATGGGAAGGTTCTCCCCTTTTTAGACCACAGAATGGGGTCATCGCGTCCTCCCAGGGACACCGAACCACACTCATCCTCAAATGGGGAAAACAAAAGGAGCGAATCAACTGTGGGATTTTCGTGGTTTGCCCAATTCCTGGAGCGGGAAACGGGACTCGAACCCGCGACACCCAGCTTGGAAGGCTGGCGCTCTACCACCTGAGCTATTCCCGCCCAGCATCCACAGAGGATTATAACATACTCCCTGGAATCGTCAAGAAGAAAGCGTTTCGCTTCGGAGTGAAACTGGCAATACCTCAAACACCGGTAACGATGCGTTTGCAGGCCAAAAGAGCAAAAATAAAGAAGGAAGTCAAAAAGAGGACCCCCCGCCATGGCACCGTATGTGACTACAACAACCCACCGCCTAAAAGAAACCCTTTTTCCTTTTTCCACTCCTCCTACGGAGCATATGGAAAGAGAACGTGTTCATTTTGAGGAGATGGATCCCAATTTGGGATTCTACATATCAGCCCAGCTCCCATTCCGGCAATTTTCCCGTTTGATGAAGGCACAGCGCAAAATGACTCTGAGCGTGAGTCGGCGCGTGGTTCCGGAAAGAACACAATTTTTCGTGATGCTATATTCCAAGCGTTCCCCAGGGCGAATGAGCAGTGTTTCAGGAGGAATAGGATTCGGAAAGGTGAGTTCGAAAAACGTGATGGTGGGATTTCCCTTCTGGATTAGGAGGCTTCCATCGGGACGCATTTCCCGAACCGAAAGAACGCCAGAGACGAAAGGAAAATCGGTAATACCCAGAAGACCACTGGTGGCACCAGAACCAGCCGAACCAGAAAGGGAGATACCTTTACCGACGATGAGGTCAACAGCGTAAGGATTTACCTTTCCTTCCTCGCTCCCGAAGGCACCGTTAAAACTCGTGAGGGTTCCCTCTTCTTCCCGGAAACGGTAGGTGGGAAAATCGATGAAAATGTACGGGGGTCCTGGCTCACCTTCAATGTGAATCTGTTTCTCGAAGAAAACAAGACCCTCTTCAAAATCGAGCGGTTCAAGAACTGGAAAATCCAGGGCATGGTCTCTCGAAGCACAGGCAGGACAAAGAAAAAGGATAAGAGAGAGTATAGCCAACAGGAAAAATCGAAAACTCATATGGTTTCCCTCTTTAATTTTTTCAGCGACACATTCCCGGAAATGGTCTTGACAACAATGGTTTTTCGTGGTTCAGCACTGGTTTGACCCTGAAAGGTTCGTCGCCCAAAAGATCCCCCTTCATGAATCTCCAGGGGGACTTCGGAAACAAAGCGACCGGAAACCGTCTCCACGATGAGTTTCATTTCTTCTTTTTCGTGGACAAACACGGTGACATTCCCGCTTACCGAAGAAAGGGAAATTTCCAGAAAATCGTGACTCAAAGGAATATCAACTTCTACAGGACCACTTATGGTGCGCACCGCCATATCTCCCAGGAGCCGCCCCACGTTGACTACACCACTCACCGTTTCCAGGTTCACCTTCCCGGCGAGACCCTGCGTGGTGATTCGGCCGCTTACAGTTTTGATCTCGGTTTCACCCCGGAGATTGGTAGCCTGTATCTCCCCACTGACCGTTTCAACATACACCTGAGCCGTATAAGGTAACGCAAGGAAGTAGTCCACTCTTGGGGTTTGCCAGGTAAGAAAGGTGCTCAAAAACGTGCCTGAAAGGTCGGTGGTGATCCGGATGGCGTTTTCCTCCACCTCGGTTTTGACCTCAACCCGGGAAAGCAGTTCTTGAGCCTTTTCTTCCGAAACCCCTTCTACAGATTTTGTGGCCGTCATGTTGACCACCTTTTCTCCATGTCCTTCCATCACCACCTTGCCCTGGATGTTCGATACCACTACCCGCACTCCTTCTCCGACCAGGAAATTCCGCATGGTAGTTTCTTCGTAGGCCCAAGCTGGGGTAAGAGAAACAAGGACCAGAATGGGAAAAAGGACACCGACAAACCATCGCCAACTCATGGTGATCCCCCCTTTGAATTTCCCCCATTGTAACACGTTTCAGGATCGCACTCCATATACTTCGGGGGTTCCTGACAGGGTTTTTGATAAGAAAAAGCCCTAAAATTTTTCTCCTCCTGATTGCAACCACCTTTGTCCTCGATTAGAATATACCTAATTTTTATTGAAACTCTTGATCACACTGCAGTACGAAGGGGGGATTTTTTTGTTTGGCTTGCATGACCCATGGATTGTTCTCTCGTATGTCTTCTGTATTGGAAGCACTGTACTCTGTGTTCTGTATGGAGCAATCAACTGGAACAGGGGTGGCCTTGAGGTGAAGGAAGAAAAAATCATCCAGTGGGAAAAAGAAGAGGAAGAACTGGAAGAATAAGGAGGGATAAAGATGTACCAGATTGCCCTGATTGTTTCTGTCCTTGTTTACTTAATGATCACCGGATATCTGGGGTATATTGCTTACCGGAAGACGCAAAGTACCACCGATTACCTTCTGGCAGGGAGAGAAGCACACCCGTACATCATGGCCATGTCGTACGGGGCAACATTCATCAGCACTTCGGCAATTGTGGGATTCGGAGGGACTGCAGCTCTTTTTGGGATGAGTTTACTCTGGTTAACTTTTTTGAACATCTTTGTAGGAATCTTCATCGCCTTCGTATTCTTTGGCCATCGCACCAGAGCCATGGGATATAATCTGGATAGCCACACCTTTCCAGAGCTTTTGGGTAAGCGCTACCAATCACGCTTTATCCAGGTTTTCAGTGGAATTTTGATTTTTCTGTTCATGCCCATCTACACCGCA
This region of Atribacterota bacterium genomic DNA includes:
- the secA gene encoding preprotein translocase subunit SecA, giving the protein MFGLVKEVFQRWSQDRLIKELEQKFVEPINALEKDISRLSDGELRGKTQEFKVRLSQGESLDDILPEAFAVVREAARRTIGMRHFDVQIIGAVVLHQGKIAEMQTGEGKTLVATMPAYLNALTGKGVHIVTVNDYLAKRDRYWMGPVYEFLGLSVGLIQHESNPAERQVAYGCDVTYGTNVEFGFDYLRDNMVWRKEDVVQRKLHYAIVDEVDSILIDEARTPLIISGPSEEDTEIYYKVDRAVRKLAYQEDFDYEEKTRSIWLTEGGVAKVEKLLHVDNLYGDSGKGTLEHLVRQALRAHHLYKRDVDYVVKDGQVIIVDEFTGRLMHGRRYSEGLHQAIEAKEGLQVASENQTLASITYQNYFRMYEKLCGMTGTAKTEEDEFIYTYGMPVVVIPTNKPLRRTVLPDVIYRTAKEKFEAAAQEIERLHKMGRPILVGTVSIEKSEQLSALLWKRKIPHQVLNAKHHEKEAEIIAQAGKKGAVTISTNMAGRGTDILLGGNPDFMAKQELRRLGFDEETIRRIAQYIPAEEPEAQKAREKYQELYWKFKEETDREAEEVKALGGLHVMGTERHESRRIDNQLRGRAGRQGDPGSSQFFLSLEDDLLRLFGGERISNLMSRLGIEEGVPIEHPLVNRAIESAQKKVEGYHFGIRKTLLQYDDVMNKQREVIYSQRRRILFEDNLDSLVMDMLEGVIADVVAIYADEKTYPEEWDWESLNRRLQDLFGMRLEIPQERIPEMTPEKLKGTLLTATTERYRKREADLGKEVFQNLARYVILRVVDHHWKEHLYNMDHLREGIGLRAVGQKDPFVEYQMEAFAMFQDMVANIREDALRYLLQVQVVREKGQREHRDRSESTAPSAQIVKHKEEKEKSRKKVGRNDPCPCGSGKKYKYCCGKN
- a CDS encoding DUF4097 family beta strand repeat-containing protein, giving the protein MSWRWFVGVLFPILVLVSLTPAWAYEETTMRNFLVGEGVRVVVSNIQGKVVMEGHGEKVVNMTATKSVEGVSEEKAQELLSRVEVKTEVEENAIRITTDLSGTFLSTFLTWQTPRVDYFLALPYTAQVYVETVSGEIQATNLRGETEIKTVSGRITTQGLAGKVNLETVSGVVNVGRLLGDMAVRTISGPVEVDIPLSHDFLEISLSSVSGNVTVFVHEKEEMKLIVETVSGRFVSEVPLEIHEGGSFGRRTFQGQTSAEPRKTIVVKTISGNVSLKKLKRETI
- a CDS encoding symporter small accessory protein; its protein translation is MFGLHDPWIVLSYVFCIGSTVLCVLYGAINWNRGGLEVKEEKIIQWEKEEEELEE